In one Pseudomonas fitomaticsae genomic region, the following are encoded:
- the mtnA gene encoding S-methyl-5-thioribose-1-phosphate isomerase codes for MRDRLLAAEKVKAIDWRDGALHLLDQRVLPFEENWIAYTSAAGVAEAIRSMVVRGAPAIGISAAYGIVLAARARIAEGGDWYASLEEDFMLLADSRPTAVNLFWALNRMHDRLDRLKENADPLAALEAEAIAIHESDREANLTMAQLGVDLIRKHQGNAQAILTHCNTGALATGGFGTALGVIRAAFIEGMVERVYADETRPWLQGSRLTAWELANEGIPVTLNADSAAAHIMKTKGVTWVIVGADRITANGDVANKIGTYQLAVNAMHHGVRFMVVAPSSTIDMNLASGDDIPIEERDGAELLEVGGKRVGADVEAFNPVFDVTPADLIDVIVTEKGIVERPDTAKMAQLMCRKRLH; via the coding sequence ATGCGCGATCGACTGTTGGCTGCGGAGAAAGTAAAGGCCATCGATTGGCGTGATGGCGCGCTCCACCTGCTGGATCAGCGCGTTTTGCCGTTCGAGGAAAACTGGATCGCCTACACCAGCGCCGCCGGCGTGGCCGAGGCAATTCGTTCGATGGTGGTGCGCGGTGCGCCGGCCATCGGCATCAGCGCCGCCTACGGCATCGTGCTGGCGGCCCGTGCCCGGATTGCCGAAGGCGGCGACTGGTATGCGTCGCTGGAGGAGGATTTCATGCTGCTGGCCGATTCCCGTCCAACGGCGGTGAACCTGTTCTGGGCGTTGAACCGCATGCATGACCGGCTGGATCGTTTGAAGGAAAACGCCGATCCGCTGGCAGCGCTGGAAGCTGAAGCCATCGCCATTCATGAAAGCGATCGCGAAGCCAATCTGACCATGGCCCAGCTCGGTGTCGACCTGATCCGCAAGCATCAGGGCAATGCACAGGCGATTCTGACCCACTGCAACACCGGCGCCCTGGCCACCGGCGGTTTCGGCACGGCGCTCGGGGTGATTCGCGCGGCGTTCATCGAGGGCATGGTCGAGCGTGTCTACGCCGACGAAACCCGGCCGTGGCTGCAAGGCTCGCGCCTGACCGCGTGGGAACTGGCCAACGAAGGCATTCCGGTGACCCTGAACGCTGACTCCGCCGCTGCGCACATCATGAAAACCAAAGGCGTGACCTGGGTGATCGTCGGCGCCGACCGGATTACCGCCAACGGCGACGTGGCGAACAAGATCGGTACCTATCAACTGGCGGTCAACGCGATGCACCACGGCGTGCGTTTCATGGTGGTGGCACCGAGCTCGACCATCGACATGAACCTGGCCAGCGGTGATGACATCCCGATCGAAGAGCGCGACGGCGCCGAGTTACTGGAGGTTGGCGGCAAGCGCGTCGGGGCTGACGTCGAAGCGTTCAACCCGGTGTTTGACGTGACCCCGGCGGATCTGATCGATGTGATCGTCACCGAAAAAGGCATCGTCGAGCGCCCGGACACCGCGAAAATGGCGCAGTTGATGTGCCGCAAGCGCCTGCATTGA
- the mupP gene encoding N-acetylmuramic acid 6-phosphate phosphatase MupP yields MAIRAVLFDMDGTLLDTAPDFIAICQAMRADRGLPPMNDKHIRDEISGGAKAMVAVTFSMDPESPGFEELRLEFLERYLVGCAVHSKLFDGMGELLADIEKANLAWGVVTNKPLRFAEPIMQQLGLAERSALLICPDHVKNSKPDPEMLTLACKMLDLDPSTVLFIGDDLRDIESGRDAGTRTAAVTYGYIHPDDNPRHWGADVVVDHPLELRKVLDNALCSC; encoded by the coding sequence ATGGCCATCAGAGCAGTCCTTTTCGACATGGACGGCACTCTGCTCGACACCGCGCCAGACTTCATCGCCATCTGCCAGGCGATGCGCGCTGATCGCGGTTTGCCGCCGATGAACGACAAACATATCCGCGATGAAATCTCCGGCGGCGCCAAGGCCATGGTCGCGGTGACGTTCTCGATGGATCCGGAGTCGCCGGGCTTCGAGGAATTGCGTCTGGAGTTCCTCGAGCGCTACCTCGTCGGTTGCGCCGTGCACAGCAAGCTGTTCGACGGCATGGGCGAATTGCTGGCCGACATCGAGAAAGCCAATCTGGCCTGGGGCGTGGTCACCAACAAGCCGCTGCGCTTCGCCGAGCCGATCATGCAGCAACTGGGGCTGGCCGAGCGCTCGGCCCTGCTGATCTGCCCGGATCACGTGAAGAACAGCAAGCCGGATCCCGAGATGCTGACCCTCGCCTGCAAGATGCTTGATCTGGATCCGTCGACCGTTCTGTTTATCGGCGATGATCTGCGCGATATCGAATCCGGCCGTGACGCCGGCACCAGGACCGCTGCCGTGACCTATGGCTACATTCACCCGGACGACAACCCTCGGCACTGGGGCGCGGACGTGGTGGTGGATCATCCGCTGGAATTGCGCAAGGTGCTCGACAACGCTCTGTGCAGTTGCTGA
- a CDS encoding TenA family transcriptional regulator: MIDTFNRTGPLMEAASYPAWAQQLIQDCSESKRRVVEHELYLRMRDNKLSAKTMRQYLIGGWPVVEQFALYMAQNLTKTKFARHPGEDMARRWLMRNIRVELNHADYWLHWSRAHGVSLEDLQAQQVPPELHALSHWCWHTSSADSLIVAIAATNYAIEGATGEWSALVCSTGVYAAAFPEEDRKRAMKWLKMHAQYDDAHPWEALEIICTLAGTNPSKSLQVELRQAICKSYDYMYLFLERCMQLELSERVMVGRERRALVES; encoded by the coding sequence GTGATCGACACATTCAACCGAACCGGACCACTCATGGAAGCTGCAAGTTATCCCGCCTGGGCGCAACAGTTGATCCAGGATTGCAGCGAGAGCAAACGCCGGGTTGTCGAACATGAACTTTATCTGCGCATGCGTGATAACAAGCTCAGCGCCAAAACCATGCGCCAGTACCTGATCGGGGGCTGGCCCGTCGTTGAGCAATTCGCGTTGTACATGGCGCAGAATCTCACTAAAACCAAGTTCGCCCGTCATCCGGGTGAAGACATGGCGCGGCGCTGGTTGATGCGCAACATCCGCGTCGAACTCAACCATGCCGATTACTGGCTGCACTGGAGCCGGGCACATGGGGTGAGCCTGGAAGATCTGCAGGCGCAGCAAGTGCCACCGGAGTTGCACGCCCTGAGCCACTGGTGCTGGCACACCAGTTCGGCGGATTCACTGATCGTGGCTATCGCGGCCACCAACTACGCCATCGAAGGCGCGACCGGGGAGTGGTCGGCGCTGGTATGTTCGACGGGGGTCTATGCCGCCGCCTTCCCTGAAGAGGATCGCAAGCGGGCGATGAAGTGGCTGAAGATGCATGCCCAGTACGACGATGCCCACCCTTGGGAAGCGTTGGAGATCATCTGCACGCTGGCCGGGACGAACCCGAGCAAGTCCTTGCAGGTGGAACTGCGACAGGCGATCTGCAAGAGCTATGACTACATGTACCTGTTCCTGGAGCGCTGCATGCAGCTTGAGCTGTCGGAGCGGGTGATGGTCGGGCGCGAGCGTCGGGCGCTGGTCGAGAGCTGA
- the ubiG gene encoding bifunctional 2-polyprenyl-6-hydroxyphenol methylase/3-demethylubiquinol 3-O-methyltransferase UbiG, giving the protein MSNVDHAEIAKFEALAHRWWDRESEFKPLHDINPLRVNWIDERVNLAGKKVLDVGCGGGILSEAMAQRGASVTGIDMGEAPLAVAQLHQLESGVNVEYRQITAEALAEEMPEQFDVVTCLEMLEHVPDPSSVIRACFRMVKPGGQVFFSTINRNPKAYLFAIVGAEYIMKLLPRGTHDFKKFIRPSELGAWSRMAGLTVKDIIGLTYNPLTKHYKLAADVDVNYMIQTLREE; this is encoded by the coding sequence ATGAGCAACGTCGACCACGCCGAAATCGCCAAATTCGAAGCCCTGGCCCATCGCTGGTGGGACCGCGAAAGCGAGTTCAAACCGCTGCACGACATCAACCCGCTGCGGGTCAACTGGATTGACGAGCGCGTTAACCTGGCCGGCAAAAAGGTTCTCGACGTCGGTTGCGGCGGCGGCATCCTCAGCGAAGCCATGGCCCAGCGCGGCGCGTCCGTGACTGGCATCGACATGGGCGAAGCACCGTTGGCGGTCGCGCAACTGCATCAGCTGGAATCCGGCGTGAACGTCGAGTACCGCCAGATCACCGCCGAAGCCCTGGCCGAAGAAATGCCCGAGCAGTTCGACGTGGTTACCTGCCTGGAAATGCTCGAGCACGTGCCGGACCCGTCCTCGGTGATCCGCGCCTGCTTCCGCATGGTCAAGCCCGGCGGCCAGGTGTTCTTCTCCACCATCAACCGCAACCCGAAGGCGTACCTGTTCGCCATCGTCGGCGCGGAATACATCATGAAGCTGCTGCCGCGCGGCACCCACGACTTCAAGAAATTCATTCGTCCGTCCGAGCTCGGCGCGTGGAGCCGCATGGCCGGCCTCACCGTCAAGGACATCATCGGTCTGACCTACAACCCGCTGACCAAGCACTACAAGCTGGCGGCGGACGTTGACGTCAACTACATGATCCAGACCCTGCGCGAGGAGTAA
- a CDS encoding TRZ/ATZ family hydrolase, which produces MPKPAIALDLLLLPTWLVPVEPAGVVLKEHGLGIRDGRIVFIGPRAEALKCNAAEVRELPDVLLSPGLINAHGHAAMTLFRGLADDLPLMTWLENHIWPAEGKWVDEDFVRDGTDLAIAEQIKGGITCFSDMYFFPKVASERVHNSGIRAQIAIPILDFPIPGAASADEAIRQGVELFGDLKHHERIKITFGPHAPYTVGDENLEKIRVIAEELDASIHMHVHETAFEVQQAVEQRGERPLARLGRLGLLGPRFQAVHMTQISDDDLALLVESNTSVIHCPESNLKLASGFCPVERLWQAGVNVAVGTDGAASNNDLDLLGETRTAALLAKAVAGSATALDAHRALRMATLNGARALGIEAETGSLELGKAADIVAFDLSGLAQQPVYDPVSQLIYATGRDCVKHLWVAGKQLLDDRRLTRLDEQQLGETARTWGRRISGHTES; this is translated from the coding sequence ATGCCGAAACCTGCCATTGCGCTCGACTTATTATTGCTGCCGACCTGGCTGGTACCCGTCGAACCCGCAGGCGTTGTGCTCAAGGAGCATGGCCTGGGCATCCGCGACGGCCGCATCGTGTTCATCGGCCCGCGTGCCGAAGCGCTGAAGTGTAACGCCGCCGAAGTCCGCGAACTGCCGGACGTTCTGCTCAGTCCCGGTCTGATCAACGCCCACGGCCACGCCGCGATGACGCTGTTCCGTGGCCTGGCCGACGATCTGCCGCTGATGACCTGGCTGGAAAACCACATCTGGCCGGCCGAGGGCAAATGGGTCGATGAAGATTTTGTGCGTGACGGCACCGATCTGGCCATCGCCGAGCAGATAAAAGGTGGCATCACCTGTTTTTCGGACATGTACTTCTTCCCGAAGGTTGCCAGCGAGCGCGTGCACAACAGCGGAATCCGCGCACAGATCGCGATTCCGATCCTTGATTTTCCGATTCCGGGCGCCGCCAGCGCCGATGAGGCCATCCGTCAGGGCGTCGAACTGTTCGGCGACCTGAAGCATCACGAGCGCATCAAGATCACCTTCGGCCCTCATGCACCCTACACCGTGGGCGACGAGAACCTGGAAAAAATCCGCGTGATCGCCGAAGAGCTGGACGCGTCGATCCACATGCACGTCCACGAAACCGCTTTCGAAGTACAGCAGGCGGTCGAACAGCGCGGCGAACGCCCGCTGGCCCGCCTCGGCCGACTGGGCCTGCTCGGCCCGCGCTTCCAGGCGGTGCACATGACCCAGATCAGCGATGACGACCTGGCGTTGCTGGTAGAAAGCAACACCAGCGTGATCCACTGCCCGGAGTCGAACCTGAAACTGGCCAGCGGCTTCTGCCCGGTGGAGCGCCTGTGGCAGGCCGGGGTCAATGTCGCGGTCGGCACCGATGGCGCCGCGAGCAACAATGACCTGGACCTGCTGGGTGAAACCCGCACCGCCGCCCTGCTGGCCAAAGCCGTCGCCGGCTCGGCCACCGCGCTGGACGCCCACCGGGCGCTGCGCATGGCCACGCTGAACGGCGCGCGAGCCTTGGGGATCGAAGCCGAGACCGGCTCGCTGGAACTCGGCAAGGCCGCAGACATCGTCGCCTTCGACCTGTCCGGCCTGGCACAGCAACCGGTCTATGACCCGGTCTCGCAGCTTATATACGCAACCGGCCGCGACTGCGTGAAACACCTGTGGGTCGCCGGCAAACAGCTGCTCGACGACCGCCGCCTGACCCGACTGGACGAACAACAGCTCGGCGAAACCGCCCGGACCTGGGGCCGACGCATCAGCGGCCACACCGAATCGTAA
- a CDS encoding YciK family oxidoreductase gives MFDYSARPELLKDRVILVTGAGRGIGAAAAKTYAAHGATVLLLGKTEANLTEVYDEIEAAGHPQPAVIPFNLETALPHQYDELAAMIETEFGHLDGLLHNASIIGPRTPIEQLSGENFMRVMQVNVNAMFMLTSTLLPLLKLSQDASVVFTSSSVGRKGRAYWGAYGVSKFATEGLMQTLADEVENVAPVRSNSINPGATRTSMRAQAYPGENPLNNPTPEEIMPVYLYLMGPDSTGINGQAFNAQ, from the coding sequence ATGTTTGATTACTCCGCTCGCCCCGAACTGCTCAAGGACCGGGTCATTCTGGTCACCGGTGCCGGTCGCGGCATCGGCGCGGCTGCCGCCAAGACCTACGCGGCCCACGGCGCGACCGTGTTGCTGCTGGGCAAGACCGAAGCCAATCTGACCGAGGTCTACGACGAGATCGAAGCGGCCGGGCATCCGCAGCCGGCCGTGATCCCGTTCAACCTCGAAACCGCCCTGCCCCATCAGTACGATGAGCTGGCGGCAATGATCGAGACGGAGTTCGGCCACCTCGACGGCCTGCTGCACAACGCCTCGATCATCGGCCCGCGCACGCCGATCGAGCAGTTGTCCGGTGAAAACTTCATGCGCGTCATGCAGGTCAACGTCAACGCGATGTTCATGCTGACCAGCACCCTGCTGCCGCTGCTCAAACTGTCGCAGGACGCCTCGGTGGTGTTCACCTCCAGCAGCGTCGGGCGCAAGGGCCGCGCTTACTGGGGCGCCTATGGCGTGTCCAAGTTCGCCACCGAAGGCCTGATGCAAACCCTGGCCGACGAAGTCGAAAACGTCGCCCCGGTGCGCTCCAACAGCATCAACCCGGGCGCTACCCGCACCAGCATGCGCGCCCAGGCTTACCCGGGTGAAAACCCGCTGAATAATCCGACACCGGAAGAGATCATGCCGGTCTATCTGTACCTGATGGGTCCCGACAGCACCGGTATCAATGGCCAGGCCTTCAACGCCCAGTAA
- a CDS encoding GGDEF domain-containing protein — MKSPSQTTAIDFDSAKLQRLGFGQQPPLLARPVSLAQLRQQMSLQLQTSLEPQRILGLFFREVQRLVPLDALTYVHNGSDLRLEFGARGHHSASYSLSHEGEHMGELVFRRNQRFSEQELGNLESLLSALLYPMRNALLYRAATQSALRDPLTGAGNRIAMEQTLLREIEMSRRHLQPLSLLMLDIDHFKQVNDLHGHSAGDDVLKAVAASIKGQLRNVDMVFRYGGEEFLILLSNTSRDAAAMVGERLRQAAQAQDYYANNQLIELTVSLGCSTLLPGESADSLLRRADSALYVAKREGRNRLTMAG, encoded by the coding sequence ATGAAATCACCCTCCCAGACCACTGCAATTGACTTCGACAGTGCCAAATTGCAACGCCTGGGCTTTGGTCAGCAGCCGCCTCTCCTGGCGCGACCTGTCAGCCTGGCGCAATTGCGCCAGCAAATGAGCCTGCAACTGCAAACCAGCCTTGAGCCTCAACGCATCCTCGGTCTGTTTTTCCGCGAAGTTCAGCGCCTGGTGCCTCTGGACGCCTTGACCTATGTGCACAACGGCAGCGACCTGCGCCTGGAGTTCGGTGCCCGCGGGCACCACTCGGCCAGCTACAGCCTCAGCCACGAAGGGGAGCACATGGGTGAACTGGTGTTCCGCCGCAACCAGCGCTTCAGCGAACAGGAACTGGGCAATCTCGAATCGTTGCTGTCGGCCCTGCTGTATCCGATGCGCAATGCCCTGCTCTACCGCGCCGCGACGCAAAGCGCCCTGCGCGATCCGCTGACCGGCGCCGGCAATCGCATTGCGATGGAGCAGACGCTGCTGCGAGAAATCGAGATGTCGCGTCGGCACCTGCAACCGCTGTCGTTGCTGATGCTGGACATCGATCATTTCAAACAGGTCAACGACCTCCATGGTCACAGCGCCGGCGACGACGTGCTCAAAGCAGTGGCCGCATCGATCAAGGGGCAGTTGCGCAACGTCGACATGGTCTTTCGCTATGGCGGAGAAGAGTTTCTGATCCTGCTGTCCAACACCAGCCGCGATGCGGCTGCCATGGTCGGCGAGCGCTTGCGTCAGGCGGCGCAGGCCCAGGATTACTACGCCAATAACCAATTGATCGAACTGACCGTGAGCCTCGGCTGCTCGACCCTGTTGCCGGGCGAATCCGCCGACAGCTTGCTGCGCCGCGCCGACAGCGCGCTATATGTCGCCAAGCGCGAGGGCCGCAATCGCCTGACCATGGCGGGCTGA
- the gyrA gene encoding DNA gyrase subunit A has protein sequence MGELAKEILPVNIEDELKQSYLDYAMSVIVGRALPDARDGLKPVHRRVLFAMSELGNDFNKPYKKSARVVGDVIGKYHPHGDTAVYDTIVRMAQPFSLRYLLVDGQGNFGSVDGDNAAAMRYTEVRMTKLAHELLADLHKETVDWVPNYDGTELIPAVMPTRVPNLLVNGSSGIAVGMATNIPPHNLGEVIDGCLALIDNPELTVDELMQYIPGPDFPTAAIINGRAGIIEAYRTGRGRIYMRARSIIEDIDKVGGRQQIVITELPYQLNKARLIEKIAELVKEKKLEGITELRDESDKDGMRVVIELRRGEVPEVILNNLYAQTQLQSVFGINIVALIDGRPRILNLKDLLEAFVRHRREVVTRRTVFELRKARERGHILEGQAVALSNIDPVIALIKASPTPSEAKEALVSTPWESTAVVAMVERAGADSCRPENLDPQYGLRDGKYFLSPEQAQAILELRLHRLTGLEHEKLLAEYQEILNQIGELIRILNSAVRLMEVIREELEVIRAEYGDVRRTEILDARLDLTLGDMIPEEERVVTISHGGYAKTQPLAAYQAQRRGGKGKSATGVKDEDYIAHLLVANSHTTLLLFSSKGKVYWLKTYEIPEASRAARGRPLVNLLPLDDGEYITTMLPVEEYTEGHYIFMATANGTVKKTPLESFSRQRSVGLIALELDEGDVLISAAITDGEREVMLFSDGGKVTRFKESDVRAMGRTARGVRGMRLPEGQKLISMLIPEEGSQILTASERGYGKRTAITEFPEYKRGGQGVIAMVSNERNGRLVGAVQVLDGEEIMLISDQGTLVRTRVDEVSSLGRNTQGVTLIKLAKDETLVGLERVQEPSEVEGEEFEGEEGVELEEGVIGAEPDDAVDNLQADAADEEESQD, from the coding sequence ATGGGCGAACTGGCCAAAGAAATCCTCCCGGTCAATATCGAAGACGAGCTGAAACAGTCCTATCTCGACTACGCGATGAGCGTGATCGTCGGCCGTGCACTGCCGGATGCGCGCGATGGCTTGAAGCCCGTGCACCGTCGCGTGCTGTTCGCGATGAGCGAGCTGGGCAACGACTTCAACAAGCCGTACAAGAAATCTGCCCGTGTCGTCGGTGACGTGATCGGTAAGTATCACCCGCACGGTGATACCGCGGTGTACGACACCATCGTCCGTATGGCGCAGCCATTCTCGCTGCGTTATCTGCTGGTGGACGGCCAGGGCAACTTCGGTTCGGTGGACGGCGACAACGCCGCGGCCATGCGATACACCGAAGTGCGCATGACCAAGCTGGCGCACGAGCTGCTGGCCGACCTGCACAAGGAAACCGTGGACTGGGTGCCGAACTACGACGGCACCGAACTGATCCCGGCGGTCATGCCGACCCGCGTACCGAACCTGCTGGTCAACGGTTCCAGCGGTATCGCCGTGGGCATGGCGACCAACATTCCGCCGCACAACCTCGGTGAAGTCATCGACGGTTGCCTGGCCCTCATCGACAACCCCGAGCTGACCGTCGATGAGCTGATGCAATACATTCCCGGCCCGGACTTCCCGACCGCCGCGATCATCAACGGTCGCGCCGGCATCATCGAAGCCTACCGCACCGGCCGTGGCCGCATTTACATGCGCGCCCGTTCGATCATCGAAGACATCGACAAGGTCGGTGGCCGTCAGCAGATCGTCATCACCGAACTCCCTTACCAGCTGAACAAGGCGCGTCTGATCGAGAAGATCGCCGAGCTGGTAAAAGAGAAGAAACTCGAAGGCATCACCGAGCTGCGCGACGAGTCCGACAAGGACGGTATGCGCGTCGTGATCGAGCTGCGTCGCGGCGAAGTGCCTGAGGTGATCCTCAACAACCTCTACGCCCAGACCCAGCTGCAATCGGTATTCGGCATCAACATCGTTGCGCTGATCGACGGCCGTCCGCGGATCCTGAACCTCAAGGATCTGCTGGAAGCCTTCGTCCGTCACCGTCGCGAAGTGGTTACCCGCCGTACCGTGTTCGAACTGCGCAAGGCGCGCGAGCGTGGTCATATCCTCGAAGGTCAGGCCGTTGCCCTGTCGAACATCGACCCGGTGATCGCCCTGATCAAGGCGTCGCCGACCCCGTCGGAAGCCAAGGAAGCGCTGGTCAGCACGCCGTGGGAATCCACTGCCGTGGTGGCGATGGTGGAACGTGCCGGTGCCGATTCGTGCCGTCCGGAAAACCTCGATCCGCAATACGGTCTGCGCGACGGCAAGTACTTCCTGTCGCCGGAGCAGGCGCAAGCCATTCTGGAACTGCGTCTGCACCGCCTGACCGGTCTGGAGCACGAAAAGCTGCTGGCCGAGTATCAAGAGATCCTCAACCAGATCGGCGAGCTGATCCGCATCCTCAACAGCGCCGTGCGCCTGATGGAAGTGATCCGCGAAGAGCTGGAAGTGATCCGCGCCGAATACGGCGACGTGCGCCGCACCGAAATTCTCGATGCCCGTCTCGACCTGACTCTGGGCGACATGATCCCGGAAGAAGAGCGTGTCGTGACCATCTCCCACGGCGGCTATGCCAAGACCCAGCCGCTGGCTGCGTACCAGGCCCAGCGTCGGGGCGGTAAAGGCAAATCGGCTACCGGCGTTAAGGATGAGGACTACATCGCTCACCTGCTGGTTGCCAACAGCCACACCACGCTGCTGCTGTTCTCCAGCAAGGGCAAGGTGTACTGGCTGAAGACCTACGAAATTCCGGAAGCGTCCCGCGCCGCCCGTGGTCGTCCGCTGGTCAACCTGCTGCCGCTGGATGACGGTGAATACATCACCACCATGCTGCCGGTCGAGGAATACACCGAAGGTCACTACATCTTCATGGCGACCGCCAACGGCACCGTGAAGAAGACTCCGCTGGAATCCTTCAGTCGTCAGCGCAGCGTCGGTCTGATCGCGCTGGAGCTGGATGAAGGCGACGTGCTGATCTCCGCAGCCATCACCGATGGCGAGCGTGAAGTGATGCTGTTCTCCGACGGCGGCAAGGTCACCCGCTTCAAGGAATCCGACGTTCGTGCCATGGGCCGTACCGCCCGTGGTGTGCGCGGCATGCGTCTGCCGGAAGGGCAGAAGCTGATTTCGATGCTGATCCCGGAAGAAGGCAGCCAGATCCTCACCGCTTCCGAGCGTGGTTATGGCAAGCGCACCGCGATCACCGAGTTCCCTGAGTACAAGCGTGGCGGCCAAGGCGTGATCGCCATGGTCAGCAACGAGCGTAACGGCCGTCTGGTCGGTGCGGTTCAGGTGCTCGACGGCGAGGAGATCATGCTGATTTCCGACCAGGGCACGCTGGTGCGTACCCGTGTCGACGAAGTCTCCAGCCTGGGTCGTAACACCCAGGGCGTGACCCTGATCAAGCTGGCCAAGGATGAAACCCTGGTCGGTCTGGAGCGGGTTCAGGAGCCGTCGGAAGTCGAAGGTGAAGAGTTTGAAGGTGAAGAAGGTGTCGAGCTGGAGGAGGGCGTGATCGGCGCCGAGCCGGACGATGCGGTCGACAACCTGCAGGCGGACGCCGCAGACGAAGAAGAGTCGCAAGACTAA